In the genome of Bradyrhizobium arachidis, one region contains:
- the asnB gene encoding asparagine synthase (glutamine-hydrolyzing), with the protein MCGIAGFLADPSRRASVDQLKSTAHAMDVSLEHRGPDDHGIWLDAEAGVALVHRRLSIVDLSPAGHQPMHSADGRFVIVYNGEVYSHLPIRAEIEATGHRFRGHSDTEVLIESFARFGIRATVDRLIGMFAIAIWDKQQRTLTLIRDRLGIKPIYWAKIGGLFMFGSELKALRQHPGWTPRIEPAAVASFMRYNYIPAPHTIYRDVYKLEPGTILTLEFGREPRTEKFWDARQVALGGLRNPLTGDEASLVEQLETLLVDAVRKRTMADVPLGAFLSGGIDSATVVALMKAANVGPVKTFSIGFDEKAFNEAPHAAAIAKHLGTDHTELIVTSRQALEVVPKLSEIFDEPFADSSQIPTYLVSAMTRKYVTVALSGDGGDELFSGYNRYQLTRHSWRMLSLVPAPLRKAVAAGLTSVSSERWNAIFDYLPEHSYPRLPGDKIHKFANVLGLNDADELYRRLISHWDPGNIAPGVAEARGVLWDSSVRADFPNLLDRMQFLDSVTYLPDDILTKVDRASMAVALEVRVPLLDHRVVEMAWRLPHSVKIRRGVSKWLLRQVLYRHVPRNLIERPKMGFSVPLSEWLRGPLRQWAENLLSEKRLRETELFDVALIRRHWAEHLSRERNWQYPLWDVLMFEAWRERWG; encoded by the coding sequence ATGTGTGGAATCGCCGGATTTCTCGCTGACCCCAGCCGCCGGGCATCAGTTGATCAGCTGAAATCAACCGCTCACGCCATGGACGTCAGCCTGGAACATCGCGGACCCGACGATCACGGCATATGGCTCGACGCCGAAGCCGGTGTTGCACTCGTTCACCGCCGCCTGTCGATTGTGGATCTTTCACCCGCCGGGCACCAGCCCATGCACTCGGCCGACGGCCGCTTCGTGATCGTCTACAACGGCGAGGTCTACAGTCACCTCCCGATCCGAGCCGAGATCGAAGCGACCGGTCATCGTTTTCGGGGACACTCGGACACGGAGGTCTTGATCGAATCATTTGCGCGATTCGGAATCCGCGCCACGGTCGACCGACTGATCGGAATGTTTGCGATCGCGATCTGGGACAAGCAACAGCGAACCCTGACGCTCATTCGCGATCGTCTCGGCATCAAACCGATCTATTGGGCCAAGATCGGCGGACTGTTCATGTTCGGCTCGGAACTCAAGGCGCTTCGCCAGCATCCGGGATGGACGCCTCGGATCGAACCGGCGGCGGTCGCCTCGTTCATGCGGTACAACTACATCCCTGCTCCACACACAATCTATCGGGATGTCTACAAACTCGAGCCGGGAACCATTCTGACGCTGGAGTTCGGTCGCGAACCACGAACTGAGAAATTCTGGGATGCCCGGCAGGTAGCCCTCGGCGGGCTGAGGAACCCGCTCACTGGAGACGAGGCGTCGCTGGTTGAACAACTCGAGACGCTCCTTGTCGATGCCGTCCGCAAGCGCACGATGGCCGACGTGCCGCTCGGCGCATTCCTTTCCGGCGGAATCGATTCAGCGACGGTCGTCGCGTTGATGAAAGCCGCAAATGTTGGACCCGTGAAGACGTTCTCGATCGGCTTCGACGAAAAGGCCTTTAACGAGGCGCCTCACGCCGCTGCAATCGCCAAGCATCTCGGGACGGACCACACCGAACTCATCGTGACGTCGCGGCAAGCGCTCGAAGTCGTACCGAAGCTTTCCGAGATCTTCGACGAGCCGTTCGCTGATTCCTCGCAGATTCCGACCTACCTGGTTTCGGCGATGACACGCAAGTACGTCACCGTCGCGCTTTCGGGCGATGGCGGCGACGAACTCTTCTCAGGCTATAACCGATATCAGCTCACCCGCCATTCCTGGAGGATGCTTTCGCTGGTGCCAGCCCCGCTGCGAAAGGCAGTTGCTGCGGGACTGACTTCGGTAAGCTCGGAGCGATGGAACGCCATTTTCGACTACCTTCCGGAACATAGTTATCCACGGCTGCCCGGCGACAAGATCCATAAATTCGCGAACGTGCTCGGGCTGAACGATGCCGATGAACTGTACAGAAGGCTGATCAGTCATTGGGACCCGGGCAATATCGCGCCTGGGGTTGCGGAAGCGCGTGGGGTCTTGTGGGACAGTTCCGTACGGGCTGACTTTCCGAATTTGCTGGATCGAATGCAATTCCTCGACTCGGTGACGTATCTTCCCGACGATATTCTGACCAAGGTGGATCGTGCGAGCATGGCGGTCGCGCTCGAAGTGAGAGTGCCGCTGCTCGATCACCGCGTCGTCGAAATGGCCTGGCGGCTCCCGCACTCCGTCAAGATCCGGCGCGGCGTCAGCAAATGGCTGTTGCGTCAGGTTCTGTACCGTCACGTCCCGAGAAATCTCATCGAGCGTCCAAAGATGGGCTTTTCCGTTCCGCTCAGCGAATGGTTGCGCGGACCGTTGCGGCAATGGGCGGAAAACCTGCTCTCCGAGAAGCGATTGCGCGAGACGGAGCTCTTCGACGTCGCCCTGATTCGCCGGCACTGGGCCGAGCATCTGTCGCGCGAGCGCAATTGGCAGTACCCGCTCTGGGACGTCTTGATGTTCGAAGCCTGGCGCGAACGGTGGGGGTGA
- a CDS encoding glycosyltransferase encodes MSPRPIIYVIGSLDVGGAERHLTQIIPKLDRARWKPVVCCMTERGKLAEGLEAAGFEVIARPVVRRSGGASRVRSLARLAETAFWLCRIMRRFRPAIAHFFLPGAYILGAPASMLARVPVRIMSRRSLNNYQRNMRFSPAIEGRLHRHMSAILGNSNSVVRQLHDDENVPADRLGLIYNGIDFAKYQKSSTVRQGVRASLKIDQDALVFIMVANLIPYKGHQDLLVAFSMARARLPAGWRLLVVGRDDGIGGALREQATNLYIANNVLFLGSRSDVPDLLCGADVSVLSSHEEGFSNAVLESMAAGLPVIATDVGGNPEANIDGETGFIVPPRDPAAMSEAIVLLSADGALRTRMGMKAADRAETNFSLDACVSRYEDLYRGLLEGKSPGEIPSIRLSM; translated from the coding sequence ATGAGCCCGCGCCCGATCATATACGTGATTGGCTCCCTCGATGTCGGGGGAGCCGAGCGGCATCTGACACAGATTATCCCGAAATTGGATCGTGCCCGGTGGAAGCCGGTCGTCTGCTGCATGACCGAAAGAGGCAAGCTCGCGGAAGGTCTGGAGGCCGCTGGCTTCGAGGTGATAGCCCGTCCGGTCGTGCGACGTTCCGGCGGTGCATCAAGGGTCCGAAGCCTCGCGCGTCTCGCTGAAACGGCTTTCTGGCTTTGTCGGATCATGCGCCGGTTTCGTCCGGCAATCGCTCATTTCTTCTTGCCCGGGGCTTACATCCTGGGGGCGCCGGCGTCGATGCTGGCGCGCGTCCCCGTACGGATCATGAGCCGACGAAGCCTGAACAACTATCAGCGCAACATGCGCTTCAGTCCTGCGATCGAGGGCAGGCTGCATCGCCATATGTCTGCCATTCTCGGGAATTCGAACAGCGTGGTGCGTCAACTGCATGACGATGAGAACGTCCCGGCGGATCGGCTGGGCCTGATCTATAACGGCATTGATTTCGCGAAGTATCAAAAGTCTTCGACGGTGCGACAGGGCGTGCGTGCGTCCCTCAAGATTGATCAAGACGCGCTTGTTTTCATCATGGTGGCGAATCTCATTCCTTACAAGGGACATCAGGATTTGCTCGTGGCCTTCTCGATGGCTCGCGCCCGTTTGCCCGCCGGGTGGAGGCTGCTGGTGGTGGGGCGAGACGACGGAATTGGCGGGGCGTTGCGCGAACAGGCAACGAATTTGTATATTGCCAACAACGTGCTCTTTCTCGGTTCAAGAAGCGACGTGCCTGATCTGCTGTGTGGGGCGGACGTCAGCGTTCTGTCCTCGCACGAGGAGGGGTTCTCGAACGCCGTCCTCGAGAGCATGGCCGCCGGACTTCCGGTGATCGCGACCGACGTAGGTGGGAATCCCGAGGCGAATATCGACGGAGAAACCGGGTTCATTGTGCCGCCGCGTGATCCTGCGGCAATGAGCGAAGCTATAGTTCTCCTTTCCGCGGACGGGGCATTGCGCACCAGGATGGGGATGAAGGCGGCGGACCGGGCCGAAACGAACTTCAGCCTGGATGCTTGCGTGTCGCGCTATGAGGATCTTTATCGTGGCTTGCTGGAGGGCAAGAGTCCGGGAGAGATCCCGAGCATCCGGCTGTCGATGTAA
- a CDS encoding class I SAM-dependent methyltransferase: MDQVEEKRFEFGRNWHNFIQKNLDTEKVQTSKRHILQFMARSDLNGLTVLDIGCGSGLHSIAMLDAGAARVDGFDYDPDSVRASKFVQSQAGNPANWTAEQGSVLDDAYVAKLPLYDLVYSWGVLHHTGEVWHAIQNAASRVKPGGLFYIALYSADVQKDPTPEFWLDVKRRYVASGWLRRRLMDGWYIWRFEMYRDPRNLPAFLRRVREYKKMRGMNKFTDIRDWLGGWPMEFVYDKEAIDFVEKMGFRLDKIATGEANSEFLFVRKS, from the coding sequence ATGGACCAGGTAGAAGAGAAGCGCTTCGAGTTCGGAAGGAACTGGCACAACTTCATTCAGAAGAATTTGGACACGGAGAAGGTTCAGACTTCGAAGCGTCACATCCTTCAGTTCATGGCGCGTTCCGATCTCAATGGCCTGACGGTTCTCGATATTGGTTGCGGCAGCGGGCTCCATTCGATTGCCATGTTGGATGCAGGCGCTGCCCGGGTAGATGGTTTCGACTATGATCCGGATTCGGTCCGGGCAAGCAAGTTTGTCCAGTCGCAAGCGGGTAATCCTGCTAATTGGACCGCGGAGCAGGGCTCGGTTCTCGACGACGCCTACGTTGCCAAACTGCCGCTCTACGATCTGGTGTATTCGTGGGGTGTGCTGCATCACACGGGTGAGGTCTGGCATGCGATCCAGAATGCAGCTAGCCGTGTGAAGCCGGGTGGACTGTTCTACATCGCGCTCTACTCGGCCGACGTGCAAAAGGACCCGACTCCGGAATTCTGGCTGGATGTGAAGCGCCGATACGTTGCTTCCGGTTGGCTGCGGCGCAGGCTGATGGACGGTTGGTACATTTGGCGTTTCGAAATGTACCGAGATCCGCGCAATTTGCCCGCGTTCCTGCGACGGGTGCGGGAATACAAGAAAATGCGCGGCATGAACAAATTTACCGACATCCGCGACTGGCTCGGCGGCTGGCCCATGGAGTTCGTCTACGACAAGGAGGCTATCGATTTCGTCGAGAAGATGGGCTTCAGGCTCGACAAGATCGCGACCGGTGAAGCAAATTCCGAGTTCCTGTTTGTACGGAAATCGTAG
- a CDS encoding glycosyltransferase codes for MGKEEQTTLKGDAAWRSPGRTLSMFAVGPKFVAKAFAGAVRRSLPHGTIAFIRQYRLRRPPAVTFKNAYLFAWSKMARCRPLLARDPAELSMVERIERRMLKFVLAMPDGRHRRALRRFGIQLDRQRLSGARSSIARHHGVTMMIGTLGPGGAERQLVVTARGIHDRRKSDIRVACVNLSSPVSKFFLPELESNDIAASVIGTEVDGNLDPARRAVVDALPPELRNDVVLYAKTLKAQQPEVAHLWLDEVNIKGGIAAVLIGVPKIIISQRSLPPINFVFHQPYMRESYRWLSRQPAVKMINNSAAGARAYEAWLGLAKNSIGVVRNGYAFDESELAGYKADTAKLRQRVGIEPGALVVGTVMRFTEEKCPMLWLEIAALIRRELPDVRFLIVGDGPLRAAMEARSAADDLAGAVSFAGHLKQSMVAIASMDVILLTSRAEGLPNVLVEAQFLGVPAVTTPAGGAPEAVDHGKSGWVLQGWDAASSACQIVRLLRDGQWREAAAKYGPEFAFKRFGVQRAIDETLAVYG; via the coding sequence GTGGGCAAGGAGGAACAAACGACGTTGAAGGGCGATGCTGCATGGCGGTCGCCTGGGCGGACCCTTTCCATGTTTGCAGTCGGTCCAAAATTCGTGGCGAAAGCATTCGCAGGCGCCGTCCGTCGCAGTCTGCCGCACGGCACGATTGCATTTATTCGGCAGTACCGGCTGCGCCGACCTCCAGCCGTTACGTTCAAAAATGCGTATTTGTTTGCTTGGTCGAAAATGGCTCGCTGTCGCCCCCTGTTGGCGCGAGATCCAGCGGAACTCAGCATGGTGGAGCGCATTGAGCGTCGAATGCTCAAGTTCGTCCTGGCGATGCCCGATGGACGACATCGTCGCGCGCTTAGGCGGTTTGGTATCCAGTTGGACAGGCAACGTCTCTCTGGCGCGAGGAGCTCGATTGCCCGGCATCACGGTGTAACGATGATGATCGGCACGCTCGGCCCAGGCGGTGCAGAGCGCCAGTTGGTGGTCACGGCGCGCGGAATTCATGATCGCCGCAAATCAGACATCCGTGTAGCGTGCGTCAATCTGTCCTCCCCTGTCAGCAAATTTTTTCTGCCAGAGCTAGAGTCCAACGATATTGCTGCGAGTGTCATCGGCACTGAGGTTGATGGCAACCTCGATCCGGCGCGGCGGGCGGTCGTCGACGCCTTGCCGCCGGAACTGCGAAACGACGTGGTCCTCTATGCCAAGACATTGAAGGCGCAGCAGCCTGAGGTTGCCCATCTGTGGCTCGACGAAGTCAATATCAAAGGGGGCATCGCGGCCGTGCTGATCGGCGTGCCAAAAATCATCATCTCGCAACGTAGTTTGCCGCCAATCAACTTCGTTTTTCACCAGCCCTACATGCGTGAAAGCTACCGGTGGCTCTCGCGTCAGCCGGCGGTCAAGATGATCAACAATAGTGCGGCCGGCGCGAGGGCTTACGAGGCGTGGCTTGGATTGGCCAAGAACTCGATCGGCGTCGTTCGCAACGGTTATGCCTTTGATGAATCCGAGCTGGCGGGCTACAAGGCGGACACCGCCAAGCTCCGCCAGCGTGTCGGGATTGAACCCGGTGCGCTGGTTGTGGGGACCGTCATGCGCTTTACCGAGGAAAAGTGCCCCATGCTGTGGCTGGAGATAGCTGCGCTCATCCGCCGAGAACTGCCCGACGTGCGTTTTCTTATTGTTGGAGATGGACCTCTGCGTGCAGCCATGGAGGCTCGCTCGGCCGCCGACGACTTGGCGGGGGCTGTGTCTTTCGCGGGACATCTGAAGCAGTCGATGGTCGCTATTGCCAGCATGGATGTGATCCTTCTGACGTCTCGTGCTGAGGGACTTCCGAACGTCTTGGTCGAAGCGCAGTTCCTGGGGGTGCCTGCGGTGACGACGCCGGCCGGCGGCGCGCCGGAGGCTGTCGATCACGGCAAGTCGGGCTGGGTTCTCCAGGGTTGGGACGCGGCATCGAGTGCTTGCCAGATCGTGCGCCTTTTGCGAGACGGCCAGTGGCGAGAGGCCGCGGCGAAATATGGTCCTGAGTTTGCGTTTAAGCGCTTCGGGGTTCAGCGTGCGATCGATGAAACGCTCGCGGTGTATGGTTAA
- a CDS encoding methyltransferase domain-containing protein, producing the protein MAAERLKWTPELVNRFWDNVGQTRLTELSFAKLGGRSVITAIDHILPKHGRILDFGAGDGHLLRFMAQRGLTVAGYEPSKGRAANLQRALENFDGFLGVVGDDSTETFDVVIMSEVIEHVLDEVLDATLDRLARFVRPGGMLVVTTPNNEDLDLDMAYCPVSNLLFHRWQHVRSLDQSSLKTLLSRFGFDEVVTHQVGFDDNIFVPHDASWSGKPIVDPLPDWLENIRQNKPSQAGAGNRLLFIGQKGPAADYEKQLTTFQALAALAMLKVPAAKSLPVRSGILMIIGSLGPGGAERQMVALVEQIVSRGVASVAVALVHPPATERENFFRARLQKAGVRIIDGFSAARSPTGSVKIANSDPFEVLPPELADVRAYYDLLADVNPETVYLWMDEVCIKGGIAATVLQIPRTLLCFRNMPSYNFPYYHGYHRDCYRFLAEQPNLQMLNNSHAGARAYAAWLELPESAIKVVHNGIDLDNDAKTAVLRRQYRAALGIDEKTLIVGGVFRMMTEKRPFLWLDVAAMIREKMPAVRFLLVGNGARFEDVRARAEQLGLTGALVFADLEQRPAAAIAAMDLFFLSSRIEGLPNVILEAQALGVPVATTSAGGAPEALLDGKTGQIFKPDTTAQVMADTIVDLLGNLRWRKKAAQLAPQHVHNCFSIALMADGMLAARDRIAIPPVADSEVVEAGPPADPVVEKADKRSWTLQWFTAKLPSWMYRS; encoded by the coding sequence ATGGCTGCGGAACGCTTGAAATGGACTCCTGAACTGGTCAATCGGTTCTGGGACAATGTGGGGCAAACCCGGCTGACTGAACTCAGTTTCGCGAAGCTTGGCGGCCGTAGCGTCATTACGGCGATCGATCACATACTTCCAAAGCACGGACGCATTCTCGATTTCGGTGCCGGCGATGGTCACCTGCTGCGCTTCATGGCGCAGCGGGGCCTCACTGTGGCGGGATACGAGCCGTCGAAAGGGCGCGCGGCAAATCTGCAGCGTGCGCTGGAGAATTTCGATGGATTCCTGGGCGTCGTGGGCGATGACTCGACCGAGACCTTCGATGTCGTGATCATGTCCGAGGTCATCGAGCATGTCTTGGACGAAGTCCTAGACGCCACGCTCGATCGTTTGGCGCGTTTTGTGCGCCCCGGCGGGATGTTGGTCGTCACAACCCCCAACAACGAAGACCTCGATCTTGACATGGCGTACTGCCCGGTTAGCAATTTGCTGTTCCACCGTTGGCAGCACGTGCGCTCACTTGATCAATCGTCGCTGAAGACGCTTCTCTCGCGATTTGGTTTCGATGAAGTGGTCACACACCAGGTCGGATTCGACGACAACATCTTTGTCCCCCACGATGCCTCCTGGAGCGGAAAGCCTATTGTTGATCCGCTGCCAGACTGGCTCGAGAACATACGCCAGAACAAGCCAAGTCAAGCAGGGGCAGGGAACCGACTTCTGTTCATTGGGCAGAAGGGGCCCGCGGCGGATTATGAGAAGCAATTGACGACGTTTCAGGCTCTTGCTGCTCTAGCGATGTTGAAGGTACCGGCGGCAAAGTCGTTGCCGGTTCGCAGTGGAATCTTGATGATCATCGGTTCGTTGGGCCCGGGGGGCGCTGAACGGCAGATGGTCGCCTTGGTCGAACAGATCGTATCGCGGGGGGTGGCTTCAGTTGCGGTGGCGCTTGTCCATCCGCCGGCGACGGAGCGCGAGAATTTCTTCCGAGCCCGGTTGCAGAAGGCGGGCGTCAGAATCATTGATGGCTTCTCTGCCGCAAGGTCTCCAACTGGATCTGTCAAGATAGCAAATTCTGATCCGTTCGAGGTGTTGCCGCCCGAGCTCGCTGACGTAAGGGCCTACTACGACCTTCTCGCCGACGTGAATCCTGAGACGGTATATCTCTGGATGGATGAAGTTTGCATCAAGGGCGGCATTGCGGCGACTGTACTGCAGATTCCCCGAACGTTGCTCTGCTTTCGGAATATGCCATCGTACAATTTCCCTTACTATCATGGATACCATCGTGATTGTTATCGGTTCTTGGCAGAGCAACCGAACCTGCAGATGCTTAATAACAGCCATGCGGGTGCGCGGGCGTATGCCGCTTGGCTTGAGCTCCCAGAGTCAGCGATCAAGGTCGTGCACAACGGCATCGACCTCGACAATGATGCCAAGACGGCGGTCTTGAGAAGACAGTACCGAGCCGCGTTGGGGATCGATGAGAAGACGCTGATCGTTGGCGGAGTCTTCAGAATGATGACGGAAAAGCGTCCGTTCCTCTGGCTCGACGTCGCCGCGATGATACGTGAGAAGATGCCGGCTGTGCGCTTCTTACTGGTAGGCAATGGTGCGCGGTTCGAAGATGTTCGCGCGCGTGCCGAACAGCTTGGGTTGACTGGCGCATTGGTTTTTGCCGATCTGGAACAGCGCCCGGCCGCCGCAATCGCGGCAATGGACCTGTTCTTTCTGTCGTCCCGTATCGAGGGTCTTCCAAACGTTATTCTCGAAGCTCAAGCGCTTGGGGTTCCTGTCGCTACGACCTCCGCTGGAGGTGCTCCCGAGGCTTTGCTGGATGGCAAGACAGGGCAGATATTCAAACCAGATACAACAGCGCAGGTTATGGCTGATACTATCGTAGACTTGCTAGGCAACTTGCGCTGGAGAAAGAAAGCTGCGCAACTGGCGCCACAACACGTCCATAATTGTTTTAGTATAGCGCTCATGGCCGACGGGATGCTGGCCGCTCGCGATCGAATTGCGATTCCTCCGGTAGCCGATAGCGAGGTTGTTGAGGCGGGGCCGCCGGCCGATCCTGTTGTGGAGAAGGCAGATAAACGATCTTGGACGCTGCAGTGGTTTACGGCCAAGCTCCCGTCCTGGATGTATCGATCGTGA
- a CDS encoding TylF/MycF/NovP-related O-methyltransferase produces MAPLLGTRALTESDASVQSAPAPVQPAQAPVYSSDAARLAAEIEILAPDKAVQLLTILKRGLEPQSSEFERYLSAEALTTAIYPTFKFSEFARIFLEDEAFLAYYMRFMDVGNWHSLDRKYAMNELLKLVLHLDGDAAECGTYRGATAYLLCQAFRKMPISIHLFDSFEGLSEPTSVDGTYWRKGSLTAAEDELRQSLQEFDNYRTYKGWIPTRFAEAAECRFRFVHIDVDLYQPTLDSLHFFYPRMVAGGIILLDDHGFKSCPGAKQAADEFFESKAENLALLPTGQAFTIKQ; encoded by the coding sequence ATGGCGCCATTGCTGGGAACGCGCGCGCTGACCGAGAGCGATGCCTCGGTGCAATCCGCTCCGGCGCCCGTGCAACCTGCTCAGGCCCCGGTCTACAGCTCTGATGCTGCTCGGCTCGCGGCGGAGATCGAGATCCTAGCGCCGGACAAGGCCGTTCAGCTTCTTACGATCTTGAAGCGAGGGCTGGAGCCCCAATCCTCGGAATTCGAGCGCTATCTCTCCGCCGAGGCGCTGACCACAGCCATCTATCCGACGTTCAAATTCTCCGAGTTTGCCCGGATATTTCTCGAGGATGAGGCATTTCTTGCCTACTACATGCGGTTCATGGACGTAGGTAACTGGCATTCGCTCGATCGCAAATATGCGATGAATGAGTTGCTGAAGCTCGTGCTTCATCTCGACGGCGATGCCGCTGAATGCGGCACGTACAGGGGCGCGACGGCCTACCTGCTGTGCCAGGCTTTCAGGAAAATGCCGATCAGCATTCATCTCTTCGACAGTTTCGAGGGGTTGTCCGAGCCGACTTCCGTCGATGGCACATACTGGCGGAAGGGCTCTCTGACGGCGGCCGAAGATGAGTTGAGGCAGAGCCTGCAGGAGTTCGACAACTACCGGACCTACAAAGGCTGGATCCCCACGCGATTTGCCGAGGCGGCCGAATGCCGGTTCCGCTTTGTGCACATCGACGTCGATCTCTACCAGCCGACGCTCGACTCGCTGCACTTCTTTTATCCTCGCATGGTTGCGGGTGGCATTATCCTGCTCGACGACCACGGGTTCAAATCATGCCCGGGTGCGAAGCAAGCCGCGGACGAATTCTTCGAATCGAAGGCCGAGAACCTCGCGCTCCTGCCAACGGGGCAGGCCTTCACGATCAAGCAGTAG
- a CDS encoding ABC transporter ATP-binding protein, with protein MTGTEIAIRARGLRKAYRVYAHAFDPLVEVIRRVPRHTERVALQAVDLDLKRGEIVGILGRNGAGKSTLLKIIAGTLERSSGDLDVNGRITAILELGTGFHPDYTGRENILMGGLCLGMPKVEIERKLDSIIDFSELRDVIDQPFKTYSTGMQARLTFATAISVEPDILIVDEALSVGDARFQMKCFGWIQRLKRKNATILLVSHDTNTITTFCDRALILEGGRVFAEGEAGPISVIYHNLLFGKPEAPTAIEPEDAPSPELQDSISQVAVESAGVSEPPAEDVAPKVRYGTGEGRLLDWGIFDERGRRATLLNSGDSYRFSMRLRCDGDIAALSCGFAIKDRKGTVVWGATNLTSQGAAWQARAGDVLTIVCDCKMWLAAGDFFLTLGAAHLHDGAKIDFVEDAIQFRVVGTQGAFTTALVNLESEIVISSEREDVARVGGAVGGC; from the coding sequence ATGACCGGAACCGAAATTGCCATCCGTGCCCGCGGGCTGCGAAAAGCATACCGCGTCTACGCGCATGCATTCGACCCGCTCGTGGAAGTCATTCGCCGCGTTCCACGCCACACGGAACGCGTGGCTCTTCAGGCCGTCGATCTCGACCTAAAGCGCGGCGAGATCGTCGGAATTCTCGGCCGCAACGGCGCCGGAAAATCGACGCTGCTCAAGATTATCGCTGGTACACTCGAGCGCTCGTCGGGTGATCTCGACGTCAACGGCCGTATCACCGCAATCCTTGAACTGGGGACCGGTTTTCATCCGGATTACACCGGACGAGAGAACATCTTGATGGGCGGGCTGTGCCTCGGCATGCCCAAGGTGGAGATCGAACGCAAGCTCGACTCGATCATCGATTTTAGCGAATTGCGGGACGTTATCGATCAGCCGTTCAAGACCTATTCCACCGGCATGCAGGCGCGCCTCACGTTCGCCACGGCGATCAGCGTCGAGCCTGACATCCTGATCGTTGACGAAGCCCTATCGGTTGGCGATGCGCGCTTTCAGATGAAATGCTTCGGCTGGATCCAGCGGCTGAAGCGGAAGAACGCGACGATATTGCTCGTATCCCACGACACCAACACGATCACGACTTTCTGCGATCGCGCGCTGATTCTGGAAGGTGGGCGCGTCTTCGCGGAAGGTGAGGCCGGGCCGATATCGGTGATCTATCACAATCTGCTATTTGGCAAGCCGGAGGCCCCGACGGCGATCGAGCCCGAAGATGCGCCGTCGCCTGAGCTGCAGGATTCCATCAGTCAGGTAGCTGTTGAGAGTGCGGGCGTTTCCGAGCCGCCGGCGGAGGATGTCGCTCCGAAGGTTCGATATGGGACGGGTGAAGGGCGCTTGCTCGATTGGGGCATATTCGATGAGCGCGGGCGACGCGCGACGCTCCTCAACAGTGGAGATAGCTATCGCTTTTCGATGCGGCTACGCTGCGATGGGGACATTGCGGCATTGTCCTGTGGTTTTGCAATCAAGGACCGCAAGGGAACTGTCGTATGGGGGGCGACCAACCTGACCAGCCAAGGCGCGGCGTGGCAGGCCCGCGCCGGCGACGTTCTGACAATCGTGTGCGATTGCAAGATGTGGTTGGCCGCGGGCGACTTCTTTTTGACGCTCGGCGCCGCACATCTCCATGATGGAGCAAAGATCGATTTCGTCGAGGATGCCATCCAATTCCGGGTCGTTGGTACGCAGGGGGCTTTCACGACGGCCCTGGTCAATCTGGAGAGCGAGATTGTGATCTCATCTGAACGCGAGGATGTCGCTCGAGTAGGCGGAGCTGTCGGAGGATGTTGA
- a CDS encoding ABC transporter permease translates to MIAASSLLGSVYGHRELVAELVKRELRDRHTGQLLGALWAYGHPLLLMLMYSLLFAYVFPTRVGSSGGHPDFAVNVLIGIVSWLAFQDLLARSTTILTAHASLVKQIIFPVVVLPVKTAIACALPYSIALLFTIGYAAISGTLTFMVLTVPFLIAIQLIAMTGVALMLSALGIFFRDLRDIVTIFCTVNLFAQPILFNPYAMPSWMNWVFHFNPFSYQVWCWQDALYFGTFQHPAAWIVFPLGAISCLAIGYAVFSRLRHGFGDAL, encoded by the coding sequence GTGATCGCAGCGTCATCACTTCTTGGCTCGGTGTACGGGCACCGCGAGCTCGTGGCTGAGCTCGTGAAGCGTGAATTGCGTGATCGTCACACCGGGCAGCTGCTGGGCGCGCTGTGGGCTTATGGCCATCCGCTGCTGCTCATGCTGATGTACTCGCTCCTGTTCGCCTACGTATTCCCGACGCGCGTAGGCAGCAGCGGTGGGCATCCCGACTTTGCCGTCAATGTCCTGATCGGCATCGTCTCGTGGCTGGCGTTTCAGGATTTGCTGGCGCGCTCCACCACGATACTGACGGCTCATGCAAGCCTCGTGAAGCAGATCATTTTTCCGGTCGTGGTGTTGCCCGTCAAGACCGCGATCGCCTGCGCGCTTCCATACTCAATCGCGCTCTTGTTCACGATCGGTTACGCGGCGATCAGCGGAACTCTGACCTTCATGGTTCTAACTGTACCGTTCCTGATCGCGATCCAGCTCATTGCGATGACCGGCGTCGCTCTCATGCTGTCGGCCCTCGGCATCTTCTTTCGCGATTTGCGAGACATCGTGACGATCTTCTGCACGGTCAACCTCTTCGCGCAGCCCATCCTGTTCAACCCGTATGCAATGCCGAGCTGGATGAACTGGGTTTTTCATTTCAATCCGTTCAGCTACCAGGTTTGGTGTTGGCAGGACGCGCTCTATTTCGGAACGTTTCAACATCCGGCGGCCTGGATTGTTTTTCCCCTGGGCGCGATTTCCTGCCTGGCAATTGGCTACGCGGTGTTTTCTCGCCTGAGGCACGGCTTTGGTGACGCGCTATGA